From a single Lolium rigidum isolate FL_2022 chromosome 7, APGP_CSIRO_Lrig_0.1, whole genome shotgun sequence genomic region:
- the LOC124677104 gene encoding UDP-rhamnose/UDP-galactose transporter 6-like produces MAPGSKAEQKAALDAGAWMFNVVTSVGIIMVNKALMATHGFSFATTLTGLHFATTTLMTLVMKWLGYVQPSHLPLSELVKFVFFANLSIVGMNVSLMWNSVGFYQIAKLSIIPLLCIMEVLFENFRYSRDTKLSIVVVLVGVGVCTVSDVSVNAQGLVAAVIAVCGTALQQHYVNYLQRKYSLNSLKLLGHTAPAQAASLLILGPFVDFWLTGNRIDTFHYTSIVTFFIVLSCVIAVGTNLSQFICIGRFTAVTFQVIGHMKTILVLTLGFLFFGKEGLNFHVAVGMVLAVVGMIWYSSASSKPGGKERQGVPSEKAPKSPQSELDDKV; encoded by the exons ATGGCGCCAGGAAGCAAGGCGGAGCAAAAGGCAGCGTTAGATGCTGGGGCATGGATGTTCAATGTTGTCACTTCGGTTGGCATAATCATGGTCAACAAGGCCTTGATGGCTACACATGGGTTTAGCTTTG CTACAACATTGACTGGGCTGCATTTTGCAACCACCACTTTGATGACATTGGTGATGAAATGGTTAGGATACGTTCAGCCATCTCATTTACCTCTGTCAGAATTAGTAAAGTTTGTCTTCTTCGCGAACCTATCAATTGTTGGGATGAATGTTAGTTTGATGTGGAATTCTGTTGGCTTCTATCAG ATTGCGAAGCTGTCTATAATTCCACTTCTATGCATTATGGAGGTCCTGTTTGAGAATTTCCGTTACTCGAGGGATACAAAGCTTAGCATAGTGGTTGTCCTTGTAGGTGTGGGAGTGTGTACAGTTTCTGATGTCAGTGTAAATGCGCAAGGATTGGTAGCCGCCGTAATAGCAGTTTGTGGCACTGCATTGCAACAGCAT TATGTCAATTACCTTCAACGGAAGTACTCGCTCAACTCACTCAAACTTTTGGGTCATACTGCACCAGCTCAAGCAGCTTCCCTGTTGATATTAGGCCCATTTGTTGACTTCTGGCTGACCGGAAATAGAATCGACACTTTTCACTACACCAGCATAGTGACG TTCTTCATTGTGCTGTCATGCGTGATTGCAGTCGGAACCAATCTAAGCCAGTTCATATGCATTGGGAGATTCACGGCAGTCACGTTCCAAGTGATCGGCCACATGAAGACTATTCTCGTGCTAACCCTGGGGTTCCTGTTCTTTGGGAAAGAAGGCTTGAATTTCCACGTTGCGGTTGGGATGGTCCTTGCCGTGGTTGGGATGATATGGTACAGCAGCGCATCTTCGAAACCTGGAGGCAAGGAGCGGCAGGGTGTACCCAGTGAGAAGGCACCGAAGTCGCCGCAGTCGGAACTGGATGATAAAGTATGA